The following coding sequences are from one Motacilla alba alba isolate MOTALB_02 chromosome 4, Motacilla_alba_V1.0_pri, whole genome shotgun sequence window:
- the C4H4orf33 gene encoding UPF0462 protein C4orf33 homolog — protein sequence MEFRIEHTWDGLPVSHEPVTIGLRPDNAGLLMEIRAPFFNDPPAPPGEPGKPFGGLWDYEVVEAFFLSDRTEQYLEVELCPHGQYLLLLLSGRRKAWKEELPLVFEVTRRKTKWEGKALLPWSYFPPCIDKFNAFAIHGSGEERKYEALYPVPPHQLQEGQEPDFHRLEFFKDLNLKELTGEDWKQPESDIWKSLTK from the exons ATGGAATTTCGCATTGAACACACCTGGGATGGTTTGCCTGTGAGCCACGAGCCGGTTACAATTGGGCTGAGGCCGGATAACGCAGGACTGCTGATGGAAATTCGTGCTCCTTTCTTTAATGACCCTCCAGCACCTCCCGGAGAGCCAGGGAAACCTTTTGGTGGACTGTGGGACTATGAGG ttgtagAAGCATTCTTTCTGAGTGACAGAACTGAACAGTATTTGGAAGTTGAGCTTTGTCC CCATGGGCAGTActtactgctgctgctttctggcagaagaaaagcatgGAAA GAAGAACTTCCTCTGGTGTTTGAGGTGAccagaaggaaaaccaaatgGGAGGGTAAAGCTCTTCTTCCTTGGAGTTATTTTCCACCATGCATTGACAAGTTCAATGCCTTTGCAATTCATGGctcaggagaagagagaaaatacgAAGCACTTTATCCTGTGCCTCCAcaccagctgcaggaaggacaggaaCCAGATTT TCATCGTTTGGAATTCTTCAAAGACTTGAACCTGAAAGAACTAACAGGAGAAGACTGGAAGCAGCCTGAATCAGATATATGGAAATCTCTCACTAAATGA